Proteins encoded by one window of Streptomyces sp. ALI-76-A:
- a CDS encoding peptidoglycan bridge formation glycyltransferase FemA/FemB family protein, translated as MSALLVPPSRVPQPRNRGVALRTITAATYRAFLASPAGAALGAGFLQCPSWADVKEGWRAHLLGWGPDPEAGELTGVALVLLRQFPGTRKYFAYLPEGPVADWTAPDIDGWLDPLLEHLRRAGAFAVRVGPSPAYRRWDAALLKPLTGPGRRLGDVLASEVDPLGTAVAERLRARDWRRCGGEGIAGNGGGDGDAQPRHVFRVPLAGRTTEDLWSGLNQEWRRNVRRARKEGVEVVVGSAAELPEFYRLLGITERRDGFRLGRSLAYYERQYAALNAEEPGRMKLYLARHRGEILAAHTMITVGRRAWYQTGASADHRREVRPSNALQWRMLLDAHALGADVYDMRGVPSTLDPEERTYGLLRWKLGTGGQVVETLGEWERALGGSANHALHRAFQAYLNRR; from the coding sequence GTGTCAGCGCTGCTCGTGCCGCCCAGCCGCGTGCCCCAGCCACGGAACCGGGGCGTGGCCCTGCGCACCATCACCGCGGCGACCTACCGTGCCTTCCTCGCGTCCCCCGCCGGCGCCGCCCTCGGTGCCGGATTCCTGCAGTGCCCGTCCTGGGCCGACGTCAAGGAGGGCTGGCGCGCCCACCTGCTCGGCTGGGGGCCGGATCCGGAGGCAGGCGAACTGACGGGCGTGGCCCTGGTGTTGCTGCGGCAGTTCCCCGGCACCCGCAAGTACTTCGCCTACCTTCCCGAGGGGCCCGTCGCCGACTGGACCGCCCCCGACATCGACGGCTGGCTCGATCCACTCCTCGAACACCTGCGCCGCGCGGGCGCGTTCGCCGTGCGCGTCGGCCCGTCGCCCGCCTACCGGCGCTGGGACGCCGCCCTGCTCAAGCCGCTCACCGGCCCGGGGAGGCGGCTGGGTGACGTCCTCGCCAGTGAGGTCGACCCGCTGGGCACCGCCGTCGCCGAGCGACTGCGGGCCCGGGACTGGCGCCGCTGCGGTGGTGAGGGGATCGCGGGGAACGGGGGCGGGGACGGGGACGCCCAGCCCCGGCACGTCTTCCGGGTGCCGCTCGCCGGACGCACCACGGAGGACCTGTGGTCCGGGCTCAACCAGGAGTGGCGGCGCAACGTGCGCCGGGCCCGGAAGGAGGGCGTGGAGGTGGTGGTGGGCAGTGCGGCCGAACTCCCCGAGTTCTACCGGTTGCTCGGCATCACCGAGCGACGCGACGGCTTCCGGCTCGGCCGCTCGCTCGCCTACTACGAGCGTCAGTACGCGGCGCTCAACGCCGAGGAACCGGGACGGATGAAGCTGTACCTCGCACGTCACCGGGGAGAGATCCTCGCCGCCCACACGATGATCACGGTCGGCCGCCGGGCCTGGTATCAGACCGGCGCCTCGGCCGACCACCGCCGCGAGGTCCGGCCCTCCAACGCCCTGCAGTGGCGGATGCTGCTGGACGCCCACGCCCTCGGCGCCGACGTCTACGACATGCGCGGGGTACCCTCCACTCTCGATCCTGAGGAACGTACGTACGGACTGCTGCGGTGGAAGCTCGGCACCGGAGGACAGGTCGTCGAGACGTTGGGGGAGTGGGAGAGAGCATTGGGCGGCAGCGCCAACCACGCGCTTCACCGCGCCTTCCAGGCGTACCTGAACCGCCGGTGA
- a CDS encoding response regulator transcription factor, with product MPRVLLIEDDPSVREGVELGLRRRGHEVRAAATGEAGLTALAEFRPDLLLLDLMLPGMNGVQVCRQVRERSQLPIIMLTARGDDFDVVIGLEAGADDYIVKPARPEVIEARIRAVLRRLDDGVPGRPAIEVHGELTIDRVGLTVTRAGRPLPLAPSELKLLLHLSAAPEQVFSRQQLLEHVWEHSFHADARLVDACVARLRGKIENDSGSPRYVQTLRGFGYRFGPL from the coding sequence ATGCCCCGCGTGCTCCTCATCGAGGACGACCCTTCCGTACGCGAGGGGGTCGAACTCGGTCTGCGCCGCCGCGGCCACGAGGTACGGGCGGCCGCGACCGGCGAGGCCGGCCTTACCGCGCTGGCCGAGTTCCGCCCCGATCTGCTGCTGCTGGACCTGATGCTGCCCGGGATGAACGGCGTACAGGTCTGCCGGCAGGTCCGCGAGCGCAGCCAGCTGCCGATCATCATGCTCACCGCGCGCGGCGACGACTTCGACGTGGTCATCGGCCTGGAAGCCGGCGCCGACGACTACATCGTCAAGCCCGCCCGCCCCGAGGTGATCGAGGCCCGGATCCGTGCCGTCCTGCGCCGCCTGGACGACGGCGTCCCGGGCCGCCCGGCCATCGAGGTCCACGGCGAACTCACCATCGACCGGGTCGGACTGACCGTCACCAGAGCCGGCCGGCCGCTCCCGCTCGCCCCCTCGGAGCTCAAGCTCCTGCTGCACCTCTCCGCCGCCCCCGAGCAGGTGTTCAGCAGGCAGCAACTGCTGGAACACGTCTGGGAGCACAGCTTCCACGCCGACGCCCGGCTGGTCGACGCCTGCGTCGCCCGGCTGCGCGGCAAGATCGAGAACGATTCCGGCAGCCCTCGCTACGTCCAGACACTGCGGGGCTTCGGCTACCGCTTCGGTCCCCTGTGA
- a CDS encoding phosphatase PAP2 family protein: MAGVVALGFLVALEIAARRHGLSGPMTHQVRELVLPPKSGPLLYAGMALTLVVLPWRQRFVAVAAAVGIDLVLALVRRLADAGTTGGHPFGNGALWVILGCAVLAVTRRTGRERVLLLQGAGLGLLLMAGRKAGDTWLLITSKTRPEVLDQYVATADQALGNPSWLVGRMVTATGAIGFNTLDFVYGQLAVAGVLVALYQLRGVAAERRFPRHHLVRTFLVIGLLGPAVYMIFPVVGPIFAYGNGTEYWAGVSLWAETHSSAQWAVAEVWPQTPPPLGTPHPMPFDEITPRNCMPSLHTAWAVVIFIHTRTGPRALRWAGTFWLIATLTATLGFGYHYGVDLLAGVVFALTIEAALRSHDHGWPRAGVRLVAHGTTVFVALLVSYRWLPREMADHPWAYGPLLVLAMSSVIHGYLRTTSRWAPDTAAERQPARRRELV; encoded by the coding sequence GTGGCGGGTGTGGTGGCACTCGGGTTCCTCGTCGCGCTGGAGATCGCCGCCCGCCGCCACGGCCTGTCCGGTCCGATGACCCACCAGGTGCGTGAGCTGGTACTGCCCCCCAAATCGGGGCCCCTGCTGTACGCCGGCATGGCCCTGACGCTCGTGGTGCTGCCCTGGCGGCAGCGGTTCGTCGCGGTCGCCGCAGCGGTCGGCATCGACCTCGTCCTCGCGCTGGTCCGCCGGCTGGCGGACGCCGGGACGACCGGCGGACACCCCTTCGGCAACGGCGCGTTGTGGGTGATCCTGGGGTGCGCGGTGCTCGCCGTCACGCGCCGCACCGGCCGGGAACGGGTGCTGCTGTTGCAGGGTGCCGGGCTGGGCCTGCTGCTGATGGCCGGCCGCAAGGCGGGAGACACCTGGCTGCTCATCACCTCGAAGACCCGCCCGGAGGTGCTCGACCAGTACGTGGCGACCGCCGACCAGGCCCTGGGCAACCCGTCGTGGCTGGTGGGCCGGATGGTCACGGCCACCGGTGCGATCGGCTTCAACACCCTCGACTTCGTCTACGGTCAGCTCGCGGTGGCCGGGGTCCTCGTCGCGCTGTACCAACTGCGCGGGGTGGCGGCCGAGCGCCGATTCCCGCGCCACCACCTGGTGCGGACCTTCCTGGTGATCGGCCTGCTCGGACCGGCCGTCTACATGATCTTCCCGGTGGTCGGACCGATCTTCGCCTACGGCAACGGCACCGAGTACTGGGCGGGGGTCAGCCTGTGGGCGGAAACGCACTCGAGCGCACAGTGGGCGGTCGCCGAGGTGTGGCCGCAGACACCGCCACCGCTCGGCACTCCGCACCCCATGCCGTTCGACGAGATCACCCCGCGCAACTGCATGCCCAGCCTGCACACGGCATGGGCCGTCGTGATCTTCATCCACACCCGGACGGGCCCGAGGGCACTGCGCTGGGCGGGCACCTTCTGGCTGATCGCCACGCTGACCGCGACGCTCGGCTTCGGCTACCACTACGGCGTGGATCTCCTCGCCGGTGTGGTGTTCGCGCTCACGATCGAGGCGGCGCTGCGCTCGCACGACCACGGCTGGCCCCGGGCAGGCGTCCGACTGGTCGCCCACGGCACCACGGTCTTCGTCGCGCTCCTGGTGTCGTACCGCTGGCTCCCCCGGGAGATGGCCGACCACCCGTGGGCCTACGGACCCCTCCTCGTCCTGGCGATGAGCTCAGTGATCCACGGCTACCTGCGGACCACCAGCCGCTGGGCACCGGACACCGCCGCGGAGCGGCAGCCGGCACGCCGGCGCGAACTGGTGTGA
- a CDS encoding Ig-like domain-containing protein — protein MLRTRVLAPARLRAAVVAALLAPLAACSSSASPGAPDAGGTPATDDRPVTVTVTPTGKRVPAGEPVRVTAAGGRLTSVTVTDAEGHRLAGKVAADGRSWVSDRKAVPGAAYAVTATTRTGGGTAGSTRAAFTTAPAGKVNKVDWRPGAGATADAGATTVGIAQPISLVFDHPVSNRAEVEKQLKVTTSNGTEGSWGWIRDWSGRDRVDWRPRTYWKPGTEVRLNAELNGTDSGADGGWFVRDYTSAFTVGAGQIVKVDLDRHRLTLVRDGETVRRVPVSGGTPGGDKRSWRGTAVLMAKEGTINMNSETVGLGDAYDKMVDHSMRLTWSGMYAHAAPWNARHFGRANRSSGCIGMSDADAAWFYGQVRPGDPFEITGEDTKGVVAPGNGFGAWNLSWTEWQRRSALR, from the coding sequence TTGCTCCGCACCCGCGTACTCGCCCCTGCCCGGCTCCGGGCGGCCGTCGTGGCCGCCCTGCTGGCGCCGCTCGCCGCCTGCTCGTCGAGCGCCTCCCCCGGCGCCCCGGACGCCGGGGGGACGCCGGCCACCGACGACCGTCCGGTCACGGTCACCGTCACGCCCACGGGGAAGCGGGTGCCGGCGGGCGAGCCCGTGCGGGTCACGGCCGCGGGCGGCAGGCTCACCTCGGTGACCGTCACCGACGCCGAGGGGCACCGGCTCGCCGGCAAGGTCGCCGCCGACGGCCGGTCCTGGGTCTCCGACCGCAAGGCCGTGCCCGGCGCGGCGTACGCGGTGACGGCGACGACCCGGACCGGGGGCGGAACCGCCGGCAGCACCAGGGCCGCCTTCACGACGGCTCCGGCCGGCAAGGTCAACAAGGTCGACTGGCGACCGGGCGCCGGCGCCACCGCCGATGCCGGCGCCACCACCGTCGGCATCGCCCAGCCGATCTCCCTGGTCTTCGACCATCCGGTCAGCAACCGGGCCGAGGTCGAGAAGCAGCTCAAGGTGACCACCTCGAACGGCACCGAGGGCTCCTGGGGCTGGATACGCGACTGGTCGGGCAGGGACCGGGTGGACTGGCGGCCCAGGACGTACTGGAAGCCCGGAACCGAGGTCAGGCTGAACGCCGAGCTGAACGGCACCGACTCGGGCGCGGACGGCGGCTGGTTCGTACGCGACTACACGAGCGCCTTCACCGTCGGCGCCGGGCAGATCGTCAAGGTGGACCTCGACCGCCACCGGCTCACCCTCGTACGCGACGGCGAGACGGTCCGGCGTGTCCCGGTCTCCGGCGGCACGCCCGGCGGTGACAAGCGCTCCTGGCGTGGGACCGCCGTGCTCATGGCCAAGGAGGGCACGATCAACATGAACTCCGAGACGGTGGGCCTGGGCGACGCGTACGACAAGATGGTCGACCACTCGATGCGGCTGACCTGGTCGGGCATGTACGCCCACGCCGCCCCGTGGAACGCCCGCCACTTCGGCAGGGCCAACCGGAGTTCCGGATGCATAGGCATGAGCGACGCGGACGCGGCCTGGTTCTACGGACAGGTGCGGCCGGGCGACCCGTTCGAGATCACCGGCGAGGACACCAAGGGCGTGGTCGCGCCCGGGAACGGCTTCGGCGCGTGGAACCTCTCGTGGACCGAGTGGCAGCGGAGGAGCGCGCTGCGCTGA
- a CDS encoding serine/threonine-protein kinase — protein MNTWGVPGYTESLELGSGASGRVVLAVHEGTGVPVAVKYLSESLRTRPGFVREFRAEARLLGGLESPYVTGLYEYVESPDGAAIVMELVDGVSLRTLLAGEGPLGPEAALVVLKGSLLGLADAHRVGVVHRDYKPANVLVVPDGSSKLVDFGIAADAGTSVGVAGTPAYMAPEQWTGAPASPAADVYAATATFFECLTGRKPYPGQNLAELALQHVDAPVPAEEAPAAVRELVRRGLAKDPRDRPAHAEEFVTELEAVAGAAYGPDWEERGRGRLAALVALVPLLLPSARSTPRTTTDSARTVLSPEPGLGRAGPWRPGRPGMLVAGAAVLLAVVLSYGGRQGPAADPQQAARALATTSARPGVEPGGPGSPAASAATEGSPLPTSTASTASAGPSLSAPATAGPGGPSVSAGTTATATAPETTAPGAATTEAAPTTTAPTAPAASAVKDVTVSSFQQTGTTTASATIDITTDGTGPVSLTVSWSTGDTGLRLGTTPDGPPQTFERAGATQYTLTVDHTFQGNGCYWAVQATTTPAAADGGASRQLVTRRCDIR, from the coding sequence ATGAACACGTGGGGAGTGCCCGGATACACCGAGTCACTGGAACTCGGATCAGGGGCGAGCGGGCGGGTCGTGCTCGCCGTGCACGAGGGAACCGGCGTTCCGGTCGCGGTGAAGTACCTCAGTGAGTCACTGCGCACCCGGCCGGGCTTCGTCCGTGAGTTCAGGGCGGAGGCGCGGCTGCTCGGCGGCCTGGAGAGCCCGTACGTCACCGGTCTGTACGAGTACGTCGAGAGCCCGGACGGCGCCGCCATCGTGATGGAGCTGGTGGACGGGGTCTCGTTGCGGACCCTGCTGGCCGGCGAGGGACCGCTCGGTCCCGAGGCGGCGCTCGTGGTCCTCAAGGGCTCGTTGCTCGGCCTGGCCGACGCGCACCGTGTCGGTGTCGTGCACCGCGACTACAAACCGGCGAACGTCCTGGTCGTACCCGACGGCTCGTCCAAGCTGGTCGACTTCGGGATCGCGGCGGACGCCGGCACCAGCGTCGGCGTGGCGGGAACCCCCGCCTACATGGCCCCGGAGCAGTGGACCGGCGCCCCCGCCTCTCCCGCCGCCGACGTGTACGCGGCGACCGCCACGTTCTTCGAGTGCCTGACGGGCCGCAAGCCGTACCCGGGCCAGAACCTCGCCGAACTCGCGCTCCAGCACGTCGACGCGCCGGTCCCCGCCGAGGAGGCCCCCGCCGCGGTGCGGGAGCTGGTCCGGCGCGGCCTGGCCAAGGACCCGCGGGACCGGCCCGCACACGCCGAGGAGTTCGTCACCGAACTGGAGGCGGTCGCGGGCGCCGCCTACGGGCCCGACTGGGAGGAACGCGGCCGGGGCCGGCTCGCCGCGCTGGTGGCCCTGGTACCGCTGCTGCTGCCGTCGGCCCGCAGCACCCCGCGCACCACCACGGACTCCGCGCGCACGGTGCTGAGCCCCGAACCGGGCCTCGGCCGGGCGGGGCCGTGGCGTCCCGGCCGGCCGGGGATGCTGGTGGCCGGCGCGGCCGTGCTGCTGGCCGTCGTCCTGTCCTACGGCGGCCGGCAGGGCCCCGCAGCGGATCCGCAGCAGGCGGCGCGGGCCCTGGCCACCACCAGTGCCCGGCCCGGCGTGGAACCGGGCGGGCCCGGCTCTCCGGCCGCGTCGGCGGCCACCGAGGGCTCGCCGCTCCCGACGTCCACCGCGTCCACCGCGTCCGCCGGCCCGTCACTCTCGGCCCCGGCGACGGCCGGCCCCGGCGGGCCCTCGGTGTCCGCCGGCACCACGGCCACGGCCACGGCCCCGGAGACGACGGCACCCGGCGCGGCGACCACCGAGGCGGCCCCGACGACCACCGCCCCGACCGCACCGGCCGCTTCCGCCGTCAAGGACGTCACGGTGTCCAGCTTCCAGCAGACGGGCACGACGACCGCCTCGGCGACGATCGACATCACCACGGACGGCACCGGGCCGGTCTCCCTCACCGTCTCGTGGTCCACGGGCGACACCGGGCTCCGGCTCGGCACCACCCCGGACGGTCCGCCCCAGACGTTCGAGCGCGCCGGCGCCACCCAGTACACGCTCACCGTCGACCACACCTTCCAGGGCAACGGCTGCTACTGGGCGGTGCAGGCCACGACGACTCCCGCCGCCGCCGACGGCGGCGCCTCGCGGCAACTCGTGACCAGGCGGTGTGACATCCGATGA
- a CDS encoding HAMP domain-containing sensor histidine kinase: MFGLRTRLLLAFLLVAAVSAGTTAALTYREARNALLETAQDTAVTSFRDHAQQTAFSLPLERGEALEEVLRDIARKGKPHPWVVFAEYGSVRASSGENPVSTVITPELRRAARGNPHGSFERVVKDGVPYLTIAMPMVFKASPYSVLPSGLVLYAVMRMTDEQVNVDALLMAGRDGALPGLAVALIPGLIAARSVLRPVRELRRAALSMGSGRLDTRIPVRGSDELADLARTFNESTGQLERSVRELREAEERARRFASDVSHELRTPLAGMLAVTEVLDEDADGLDTDTARAVRLVSAETGKLAVLVEDLMEISRFDARAAELNADEVDVAEAIRKTLHNRHWTDDRVRTELPDGIRARLDPRRFDIVIANLVGNALRHGGVPVTVCLRTEARPGAAPVLVTEVVDSGAGIRAASLPHIFDRFYKADAARTRSAGSGLGLAITLENVRLHGGTVRAGNRPGSGAVFTVEIPLHTEEAGG; the protein is encoded by the coding sequence GTGTTCGGGCTGCGTACGCGGCTGTTGCTGGCCTTCCTGCTGGTCGCCGCCGTCAGCGCCGGCACGACGGCCGCGCTGACCTACCGTGAGGCCCGCAACGCGCTGCTGGAGACCGCCCAGGACACGGCGGTGACGTCGTTCCGCGATCACGCCCAGCAGACGGCCTTCTCCCTGCCCCTGGAGAGAGGGGAGGCACTCGAGGAGGTCCTGCGGGACATCGCCCGCAAAGGCAAGCCGCATCCCTGGGTGGTGTTCGCCGAGTACGGGTCGGTGCGTGCCTCCTCGGGCGAGAACCCCGTCTCCACCGTCATCACACCCGAACTCCGCCGCGCCGCGCGGGGCAACCCCCACGGCAGCTTCGAGCGGGTCGTCAAGGACGGCGTCCCGTACCTGACCATCGCCATGCCCATGGTCTTCAAGGCGAGCCCGTACAGCGTGCTGCCCAGCGGACTCGTCCTCTACGCCGTCATGCGGATGACCGACGAGCAGGTCAACGTCGACGCCCTCCTCATGGCCGGCCGGGACGGCGCCCTGCCCGGCCTCGCCGTCGCGCTGATACCCGGCCTGATCGCCGCGCGCAGCGTGCTGCGCCCGGTGCGCGAACTGCGCCGGGCGGCCCTGAGCATGGGCAGCGGCAGACTCGACACCCGGATCCCGGTGCGCGGCAGCGACGAACTGGCGGACCTGGCCCGCACCTTCAACGAGTCGACGGGCCAACTGGAGCGTTCGGTAAGAGAATTGCGTGAGGCCGAGGAGCGCGCCCGCCGCTTCGCCTCCGACGTCTCGCACGAACTGCGCACCCCCCTCGCCGGCATGCTCGCCGTCACGGAAGTCCTCGACGAGGACGCGGACGGCCTGGACACCGACACCGCCCGGGCGGTCCGCCTGGTCAGCGCGGAGACCGGGAAACTCGCCGTGCTCGTCGAGGACCTGATGGAGATCTCCCGTTTCGACGCCCGCGCGGCCGAGCTGAACGCCGACGAGGTCGACGTGGCCGAGGCCATCCGCAAGACCCTCCACAACCGGCACTGGACCGACGACCGCGTCCGCACCGAACTCCCCGACGGCATCCGGGCCCGGCTCGACCCGCGCCGCTTCGACATCGTGATCGCCAACCTCGTGGGCAACGCCCTGCGGCACGGTGGCGTGCCCGTCACGGTGTGCCTGCGCACCGAGGCACGCCCCGGGGCAGCGCCCGTGCTGGTCACCGAGGTGGTGGACAGCGGCGCCGGCATCCGCGCCGCATCGCTCCCGCACATCTTCGACCGCTTCTACAAGGCCGACGCGGCCCGCACCCGCTCGGCGGGCAGTGGCCTGGGACTGGCGATCACCCTGGAGAACGTCAGGCTGCACGGCGGAACGGTCCGCGCCGGGAACCGGCCCGGGAGCGGGGCCGTCTTCACCGTCGAGATACCGCTTCACACGGAGGAGGCCGGCGGATGA
- the murJ gene encoding murein biosynthesis integral membrane protein MurJ — MAAGSVVGRATGFARSAVVAAALGTIGPVADGYAVGNALPTIVYMLLLGGALNAVFVPELVKAAKQHEDGGAAYTDRLVTVCVLALLAVTATAVWAAPAIVDVYTDYTGPQADMTTAFARYCLPQIFFLGLFTLLGQVLNARGRFGAMMWAPVLNNVVVITVFGLYLALATGGGDGEDGGDLLTATETAVLGWGTTAGIAVQALALLPALRAARFRWRPRFDWRGSGLTRPLRAAGWLVLLVLANQAAYWVTTRLATAAGTDGGPGYGAYNNAYALWVVPHGIITVSVVTALMPRMSAAAADGDTAAVRHDVSHALRVCASAVVPAACALFALAQPVMALVFGHGRTGAADTAAMAGILMAFAPGLVALSGQYVLSRAFYALSDTRTPFLLNLVIVTLNAGLSLAAAHLLPARWAVTGMAAGYSLALCAGWAVTGLVLSRRLAVARPLRSSAVGAHARLLLAAVPATALGQLAATGAVRAGALAAATAGAAVVVLTFALLARPLRLAELDALLSGLRRGRTRT, encoded by the coding sequence ATGGCCGCCGGATCCGTCGTCGGCCGGGCGACCGGGTTCGCCCGGTCAGCCGTGGTCGCGGCGGCGCTGGGCACCATCGGGCCGGTCGCCGACGGCTACGCGGTCGGCAACGCCCTGCCCACCATCGTCTACATGCTGCTCCTCGGCGGCGCGCTGAACGCCGTCTTCGTGCCCGAGCTGGTCAAGGCCGCCAAGCAGCACGAGGACGGGGGCGCCGCGTACACCGACCGGCTGGTCACCGTCTGCGTCCTCGCGCTGCTGGCGGTCACCGCGACCGCGGTGTGGGCGGCTCCGGCGATCGTCGACGTGTACACCGACTACACCGGTCCGCAGGCGGACATGACCACCGCGTTCGCCCGTTACTGCCTGCCCCAGATCTTCTTCCTCGGGCTGTTCACGCTGCTCGGGCAGGTGCTCAACGCGCGGGGCCGGTTCGGGGCGATGATGTGGGCGCCGGTCCTGAACAACGTCGTCGTCATCACCGTCTTCGGCCTCTACCTGGCCCTGGCCACGGGCGGCGGGGACGGCGAGGACGGCGGGGACCTGCTCACCGCGACCGAGACCGCCGTGCTCGGCTGGGGCACCACCGCCGGTATCGCCGTCCAGGCACTCGCCCTCCTTCCCGCCCTGCGCGCCGCCCGCTTCCGCTGGCGGCCCCGCTTCGACTGGCGCGGCAGCGGACTGACCCGCCCCCTGCGCGCGGCCGGCTGGCTGGTGCTGCTGGTCCTGGCCAACCAGGCGGCCTACTGGGTCACCACCCGGCTGGCCACGGCCGCGGGCACCGACGGCGGGCCCGGTTACGGCGCGTACAACAACGCCTATGCCCTGTGGGTCGTCCCGCACGGCATCATCACGGTGTCCGTGGTGACCGCGCTGATGCCCCGGATGAGCGCCGCCGCCGCCGACGGGGACACCGCCGCCGTGCGCCACGACGTCTCCCACGCCCTGCGCGTGTGCGCCTCGGCCGTCGTCCCCGCCGCCTGCGCGCTGTTCGCCCTCGCCCAGCCGGTGATGGCCCTCGTCTTCGGCCACGGCAGGACCGGCGCCGCCGACACGGCCGCCATGGCCGGGATCCTGATGGCCTTCGCGCCGGGACTCGTCGCCCTGTCGGGCCAGTACGTCCTGTCCCGCGCCTTCTACGCGCTCTCCGACACCCGTACGCCGTTCCTGCTCAACCTCGTGATCGTCACTCTCAACGCGGGACTGTCCCTGGCCGCCGCCCACCTGCTGCCGGCCCGCTGGGCGGTGACGGGCATGGCGGCGGGATACTCCCTGGCGCTGTGCGCGGGCTGGGCGGTGACCGGCCTGGTGCTGAGCCGCCGGCTCGCCGTCGCCCGCCCCCTGCGCTCGTCCGCCGTCGGCGCCCACGCGCGGCTGCTGCTCGCCGCCGTACCGGCCACCGCGCTCGGTCAGCTCGCGGCCACGGGCGCGGTACGGGCGGGGGCCCTGGCCGCCGCAACTGCCGGCGCGGCCGTCGTCGTCCTCACCTTCGCCCTGCTCGCCCGTCCGCTGCGACTCGCCGAACTCGACGCGCTGCTCTCCGGCCTACGCCGCGGACGGACCCGGACCTGA
- a CDS encoding CopG family transcriptional regulator has protein sequence MSMKRTNVYADPEDLAIIKEAAKRRGISEAEIIRQGIHLAAMANRVWDEPLFSRTFEGPGHTLSKSEVRDTVAEAVRRETGSGSGSTA, from the coding sequence ATGTCCATGAAGCGCACCAACGTGTACGCCGACCCCGAGGACCTGGCCATCATCAAGGAGGCCGCCAAGCGCCGAGGTATAAGTGAGGCCGAAATCATCCGCCAGGGCATCCACCTTGCAGCCATGGCGAACCGGGTCTGGGACGAGCCGCTGTTCTCACGCACCTTCGAGGGGCCGGGGCATACGCTGTCCAAGTCGGAGGTCCGCGACACGGTCGCCGAGGCCGTTCGGCGTGAGACCGGCTCGGGTTCCGGATCCACCGCGTGA
- a CDS encoding PIN domain-containing protein, producing the protein MIIVIADTSGLLAALDSAHPEHRAANEAIMAAGLLVMSPLLLAELDHVATRELGREAALSAVDDLRRWMSRGRVVMPEITEDHLGAAQSVRVRYRALDLDLADAVNVALAADYDTDAILTLDRRDFRAVRPLGRYKAFRVLPDDLPL; encoded by the coding sequence GTGATCATTGTCATCGCCGATACGTCCGGCCTCCTGGCGGCCCTGGACTCGGCTCATCCGGAACACCGGGCGGCGAACGAGGCGATCATGGCGGCTGGTCTCCTGGTCATGTCCCCGCTCCTGCTGGCCGAACTGGACCACGTGGCGACGCGTGAGCTCGGCAGGGAGGCTGCCCTCAGCGCGGTCGACGATCTGCGGCGCTGGATGAGCCGGGGTCGTGTCGTCATGCCGGAGATCACGGAGGACCACCTGGGCGCCGCCCAGTCCGTCCGTGTCCGCTACCGCGCGCTGGACCTCGACCTCGCCGACGCGGTGAACGTGGCCCTTGCCGCCGACTACGACACGGACGCGATCCTGACCCTCGACCGACGAGACTTCCGGGCCGTACGCCCGTTGGGCCGCTATAAGGCGTTCCGGGTGCTCCCCGACGACCTTCCCCTCTGA